TTTCTGTCTCTAGGCTGTTTTCACCCTTTAGTGCTTTTAACATCTGTACAATTTCTCGATTGGTTTTTATTGGGAAATCCATGCCACACAGGTTTATGAGATACTTCCACTTGGCATTTGCATGGTGAAGATCAGTCATGCAGTTGAGGTCGGCCTGGACACGACTCCATGATGCATACACCACATTCTCCAACTGGGAGGCAATGAAGACATTTTCAAAACAAGAGGCAATTCCTTTTACTGCAGCCACAAAAGAGTCCGAAGATTTCTTGTCAACGTGGAGGCAATAATAATTGTGAGGCATGTATATAGTGCGCAGAAGTCTTTCAAGCATATCAATTTTATGGTGAACCACTATAGAATAGGCTATGGGGAAATCGCGCTCTTCTTTGGTTATTGGATATAAAACATATTTGCGATTTTTGGTAAAAGAGAAGCAGTCTTTGGTCATGTTTATGTAGTCATTTTCAGTGAGCCGTGGCGCTCTCCTGTGTTTCACAGTGAGGAGTTCTAGTTTGGCACTCTGGATTGCCTCGAGGTCATCTTGAATAATCTTCGTGCAGTTCACACTGCTAGTAGGGTTCTCCTCTCCAATCTCCAAGTTCCCACTAGTGAAGTATGAAGTTTTGTTGTGGTTTTTCACCACTGTGAGTGTAACTGCAGTGAGTACTATACAGAGCAGCATGCCTATTCGGCTGACCTTGCAATAGCGCAATTTTCTTTTCAGCATTTCGGAATATCTTCTGTAACCTAAGCAGGAGTACAGAAATATATATCACTTCCTCTGGAAAGTGTCTATCAGAATAGTGGTCAGCAGGGGTCAGGTGCAGTTATGAGATTCCTGGCAATATAAACCTCATACatcctgaaaaataaataaataaaattagacAACAGAATTAAAAGTTTGGAAGAAATGTAGACTATTAAATCATTAGAAGAGCCAAACGTAAATAACATGATATATTTTCCTATGATTCTGTACAATTACAGCAATAACAAATTGGCATTATTGAGAATAGGCAATTGGTATCAAAAATGGCCTGGTGAAGAGATAACAGATAGCAGATTATCATACGGCAATAGAACGATAGATTCAGGACCAGCACCACTAATTCACTATACTGAGCTTGAGCCTACACCACTTGTTTCAGATAAATACAGCATACAGAGCAAAAAAAGATAAGAAAGATGTGCAGGGGAgctaacatttgcaaaaattactggaaataaaaatacagtacaagataagtttttttcaggatgggataaggaaaacaattcCTCTTTCGCcatcttgtaaggcagccctcttaacataatgcatgactttctggaatccTAACAACATTATGCATGACTAAAGCCATTCCAGTATATCTACTCCAGAAAGAACAGACACCTAATTGTAGACAGTCTCCATAAGCAGTCTACTTACTTCCCAACGTTGTAgtacaagttcaaaaaggtccacAAGAACCAGGGGGGTTTGGAGGGATTTTGTCAAATCACTCTAAAAGATTAACTTTAAGAAACAAATTTTCAACGATTGTCTTTATTAATAAAAAGCAAGTCCAAGCTTTAccattaaacaattttttggcatccactcttaaacatgtacaaagtatcagcAATAACAACCTCTTGCGACAGAGTTCTATAGTCTCTCTGCTTTTACAGTTAAGAATCCCCGTCTATGGTAGAAcgacctctcctctaggcttagaggatgccccctaggcctggtcacaggcctagctataaaaaagatccttgtactgcccgttctaatatttgtacattgtaataagaagGTCTCCCATTAGATGTCCTTTTATAAGcggtttttgttaaaaaaaaaaaaaaaaataaaataaaaacccaaACATACAAAAGgtgaaaagttaccaaaaaacatATTGGGTAACCCCACGTACGTAACAACCCATAAGTTGCTCATAAGGTTTCCATATAATGGTGATGCCCaacactgtacacaatattccacgtGCGGTCTTCACTGTGATGCATCCAATAATGGAATAAAATACAGAAACTTCCTCTCCATTGATCCAATAGAGGGCCTCTGTTTACCGTCTGTATTTAGCTTCCGTATTGCTCTTCAAAAAGAGCATAGCGGAAATTTTAAGTTGAGAAAAACTTTTACATTTAAAGTTTTACAAATATGAAGGAAGATTCAGACAGTCAAGTATAgcc
The DNA window shown above is from Engystomops pustulosus chromosome 1, aEngPut4.maternal, whole genome shotgun sequence and carries:
- the GCNT1 gene encoding beta-1,3-galactosyl-O-glycosyl-glycoprotein beta-1,6-N-acetylglucosaminyltransferase, yielding MLKRKLRYCKVSRIGMLLCIVLTAVTLTVVKNHNKTSYFTSGNLEIGEENPTSSVNCTKIIQDDLEAIQSAKLELLTVKHRRAPRLTENDYINMTKDCFSFTKNRKYVLYPITKEERDFPIAYSIVVHHKIDMLERLLRTIYMPHNYYCLHVDKKSSDSFVAAVKGIASCFENVFIASQLENVVYASWSRVQADLNCMTDLHHANAKWKYLINLCGMDFPIKTNREIVQMLKALKGENSLETEKMPAHKEVRWRKHYQVSANGIQKTELDKGPPPFEVQVFSGSAYFVLSRAFVKHVLENEKIQKFLEWSKDTYSPDEFLWATLQRLPEMPGSVPANSKYDVSDMNSIARFVKWQYLEGDVAKGAPYPTCSGVHVRSVCVFGAGDLPFMLGKHHLFANKFDTDVDPIAIQCLEEHLRHKALYPEIHG